GATGCAATCATATGGTATGAGCTTTGCCAAGTCCGCTACTCCTTTCAGATGTTCTTCACAAGTATGACTTACACCGGGAAGTATCCTAACCATAATCTTAAGGAGAAGAATATCTCGCACACTTCTGGATTTGACCAAGTCTTGGCATATCTGATGAACAATCTCTCACAAGAAGCAGCTTTTATTCCTGCCAACAACATGTTTGCAGCAGGGGAGATTCAATATTCTGGTTCTGATGGTATCAAGAACAAGAAGCTTTATGGACTAGTCCAGTGTACCAGGGATATCTCTGAAGGAGACTGTGCCACTTGCTTAAGTTCTGCCTTAACAGAACTTACTCAATGCTGCTCCTTCCGAGAAGGCGGTATCATTCTTAGTCGGACTTGCAATGTGAGGTTTGAATCATACAGGTTCTTCAACCAGTCATCAGCAAAGATGCTACTCTTTCCAACTTCCAAAGGAGGGGGGAAATGGAAGCCATGGATGTTTGCATTGACAATTGGTGGTTCACTCTTAGTATTAGCAGTTACTATTTTGCTGTGCACTGCTTGTCTGCTCCGCAAAGGGGACACAGGGAGAGGTGAAACTTGTGTAACTAGAATTCATTAATCATTGCAAAACAAGGAATTGCAAGCCTAAGTTCTCTTTTCCTTACAGATGAAGAAAGGATCGAAAGGACGCTGCTACAACAGTTGGCAAGCTCCAAGAGCGTAGCAGTTACACAGGAAGGTGACCTGATTAGCTCTGATGAACTGTTGTTCATGAACTTAGCAACCATTAAGGATGCCACTGATGACTTCTCTGACACAAATAAACTGGGACAAGGAGGATTTGGTGCAGTGTACAAGGTAACTAGTATGTATAATATAATCGTCTAGAGTTCGTTTTGGCCTCTGTAGTGTGCTGTAATTTTGGTATCCATATTGCAGGGTGTTCTACCAGATGGCAGTGAAGTTGCAGTTAAAAGGCTATCAAAAAAGTCTTGGCAAGGAATAGAGGAATTGAAAAATGAGGTCATACTCATTGCCAAGCTTCAGCATAAGAATCTAGTGAGGCTGTTGGGGTGTGGCTTAGAGGGGGATGAAAAATTTCTCATATATGAATTCATGTCAAACAAAAGCCTTGATCAATTTATCTTTGGTTAGTTCATGTTTTGCACATTTTTTTCCATTAACCTTCCAAATGTATCGTTAATtcattttacattttttttggAAACTgcttcattttaatttttttacatcaACATGGTATTCAGTTGACTTGTGCTGTTGCTTAATATATTTTCAAGATCCAGAGAAACGTTCCGAGTTTGATTGGCATACTTGGTATGGGATTATCAATGGCATTGCGAGAGGACTGCTTTATCTTCATGAGGAGTCTCGGCTTAAAATCATTCACAGGGATTTAAAGCCAAACAATGTGTTGTTGGACCATGAAATGGTTGCCAAAATATCAGATTTTGGTATGGCTAGGATATTTTTCGAGAATCAAAATACAGCAAACACAAAGAGAGTTGTGGGAACATAGTAGGTCAACTctcacttttcttttgttttagtttATGTTATTTCCATAATATATACTTGGGGTTATACTTCCATTCCATGtacttttatataattataaaccgATATGATGCTTATGTATAAAATATAGTGGATATATGGCTCCCGAATATGCAATGGAAGGACTCTTCTCAGTAAAATCGGATGTGTTCAGCTTTGGTGTCATGCTGCTTGAAATAATCAACGGGAAAAGAAACAGTGGGTTCTACACAACAGAACTTGCCCCAACACTACTGGCATATGTAATTAATATATAACTTCACTAATTGAAATACCGGATTTTGTAGCAGTAGTGTTCTTTAACTTGAGCTAATTATTTCTGAATTCTAACGTGACAGGCATGGCAGCTGTGGAATGAAGAGAGGAAGTTGGAATTTGTGGATCCAGTGTTGTTGGAATCGTGTATGGCCTGTGAAGTTGTGAAGTGCATGCACATTGGGCTTCTGTGTGTGCAGGAAGATCCGGAGCTGAGGCCTAACATGTCAAGCGTGGTGGTTCTCCTAGGAAGTGAACAAATGGCTCTTCCAAAACCAAGTCAACCAGCATTTTCATTGGGTAGGGCGTTTCATGTTGATCAAGATCCAGGTCCAGCCACTACAACCAATCCTTCTATGAATGGGGGGAGTATATTGTCCAGTGTCTTACCTAGATGATTGATCGATTAAGTAGTATGATATATCTAAGTATGTTGAACTCGAGGAATGTTTACTTGTCGAATGCAAAGTAGGTCTGGTGGATTATGCTTCTTCTCTTTGAATGTTCTTATGTTTACCTCAAGGCTTGATCACTAATCACCGTGCCTTATTCTGTTTAATGTCTTTTTCGtgtattttactattttatgaAAGAGATATGTAGTTTActattaaatagaaaaagacaAATGTCCCTTTGGATTAGCACA
The genomic region above belongs to Arachis stenosperma cultivar V10309 chromosome 5, arast.V10309.gnm1.PFL2, whole genome shotgun sequence and contains:
- the LOC130981628 gene encoding cysteine-rich receptor-like protein kinase 10, giving the protein MLYQSNLLFGLLAEKVIMDKDKDTPLVMYMFAICMLLLCVGSTDPVDTYCPTEFPLYSSNSTFDNNLKLLLGLLPSNTASKNGFYNTSVGDGQDKVYGQALCRGDITNSTVCKECIQKASQDLTKMCNSEDAIIWYELCQVRYSFQMFFTSMTYTGKYPNHNLKEKNISHTSGFDQVLAYLMNNLSQEAAFIPANNMFAAGEIQYSGSDGIKNKKLYGLVQCTRDISEGDCATCLSSALTELTQCCSFREGGIILSRTCNVRFESYRFFNQSSAKMLLFPTSKGGGKWKPWMFALTIGGSLLVLAVTILLCTACLLRKGDTGRDEERIERTLLQQLASSKSVAVTQEGDLISSDELLFMNLATIKDATDDFSDTNKLGQGGFGAVYKGVLPDGSEVAVKRLSKKSWQGIEELKNEVILIAKLQHKNLVRLLGCGLEGDEKFLIYEFMSNKSLDQFIFDPEKRSEFDWHTWYGIINGIARGLLYLHEESRLKIIHRDLKPNNVLLDHEMVAKISDFGMARIFFENQNTANTKRVVGTYGYMAPEYAMEGLFSVKSDVFSFGVMLLEIINGKRNSGFYTTELAPTLLAYAWQLWNEERKLEFVDPVLLESCMACEVVKCMHIGLLCVQEDPELRPNMSSVVVLLGSEQMALPKPSQPAFSLGRAFHVDQDPGPATTTNPSMNGGSILSSVLPR